The Gemmatimonadaceae bacterium genome has a segment encoding these proteins:
- the murA gene encoding UDP-N-acetylglucosamine 1-carboxyvinyltransferase gives MTASQFIVHGGVSLSGTVRPSGNKNAALPIVCAALLTDQPVTLENVPRIRDVETLAELVASTGADISWEARNTLRIHAKTVRSASLDPVLCRKIRASILLAGPLLARCGQIELPPPGGDVIGRRRVDTHFLALERLGASFDLTDNFRLSTPGLRGADVFLDEPSVTGTENAITAAVAATGTTILRNAACEPHVQDLCNFLVALGARIDGIGTNLLTIHGGAPLKGGSHRIGPDHIEVGSFIGLAAVTRSTLRIADAGVEHLRSTLMGFARLGISCKIEGPDLVIPADQEREIQSDLGGHVPKLEDQPWPAFPADTMSIALVTATQCTGLVLIHEKMFESRLFFVDKLVGMGARIVLCDPHRAIVSGPSRLRGSVVESPDIRAGMAMLLAALCADGESTINNVGQIERGYERIDERLRALGARIERVEDRRAK, from the coding sequence ATGACGGCTTCGCAGTTCATCGTACACGGCGGCGTATCCCTCTCCGGTACCGTCCGTCCTTCCGGCAACAAGAACGCCGCGCTGCCGATCGTCTGCGCCGCTCTTCTCACCGACCAGCCGGTCACGCTCGAAAACGTCCCGCGGATCCGCGACGTCGAGACCCTCGCGGAGCTCGTGGCGTCGACCGGAGCGGACATTTCGTGGGAAGCGCGAAACACCCTGCGCATCCACGCCAAAACCGTCCGTTCCGCGAGCCTGGACCCGGTTCTCTGTCGAAAGATACGCGCTTCGATCCTCCTCGCAGGGCCGCTCTTGGCCCGGTGCGGGCAAATCGAGCTGCCGCCGCCCGGGGGCGACGTCATCGGCCGGCGCCGGGTCGATACGCACTTTCTCGCGCTCGAGCGGCTGGGTGCATCGTTCGACCTGACGGACAATTTTCGGCTGAGCACCCCGGGGCTCCGCGGCGCCGATGTCTTTCTGGACGAGCCGAGCGTGACTGGAACCGAGAACGCGATCACGGCGGCGGTCGCGGCGACGGGGACGACGATCCTCCGCAACGCCGCCTGCGAACCTCACGTCCAAGATCTCTGCAACTTTCTCGTGGCGCTCGGGGCGCGCATCGACGGGATCGGGACCAACCTCCTCACGATCCATGGCGGCGCGCCACTCAAAGGCGGCAGCCACCGCATCGGTCCGGACCACATCGAGGTCGGCTCGTTCATCGGGTTGGCCGCGGTGACGCGATCGACGCTCCGCATCGCCGACGCTGGTGTCGAGCATCTTCGTTCGACGCTCATGGGGTTCGCGCGCCTCGGCATCTCGTGCAAGATCGAGGGACCGGATCTGGTGATCCCGGCCGATCAAGAGCGCGAGATCCAGAGTGACCTCGGGGGACACGTTCCCAAGCTCGAGGATCAGCCCTGGCCGGCGTTCCCCGCCGATACGATGTCCATCGCGCTCGTGACGGCCACGCAATGCACGGGACTCGTTCTCATTCACGAAAAGATGTTCGAGTCGCGGCTTTTCTTCGTCGACAAGTTGGTGGGCATGGGCGCGCGGATCGTGCTGTGCGATCCGCACCGCGCGATCGTCTCCGGCCCGTCGCGGCTGCGCGGCAGCGTGGTCGAGTCACCCGACATTCGGGCCGGCATGGCGATGCTGCTCGCCGCGCTCTGTGCCGACGGCGAAAGCACGATCAACAACGTCGGCCAGATCGAGCGCGGTTACGAGCGGATCGACGAGCGGCTGCGCGCGCTGGGCGCGCGGATCGAGCGCGTGGAGGATCGTCGCGCGAAATGA
- a CDS encoding polyphenol oxidase family protein, which produces MNVVGQSEIAPGFAELGVLAFTTTRAVGSFGLASEEPAKDVTERWSSLRRELRSAGPRLATASQVHGSTVLVHATCWEGWLRADDADGHVAFERGTALAVTVADCVPVFIAHESGATGLLHSGWRGTAARIVERGVDALVKRGVAAAELRVHLGPAICGDCYEVSGDVYAELTGTNPGRPTRVDLRALIADHARRSGVRDVSVSAWCTRHDNERFFSHRAGDAGRQLGVIVASAG; this is translated from the coding sequence ATGAACGTCGTCGGTCAATCGGAAATCGCGCCCGGGTTCGCCGAGCTGGGCGTACTGGCGTTCACGACGACGCGCGCTGTCGGCAGCTTCGGGCTCGCGAGCGAGGAGCCGGCGAAAGACGTTACCGAGCGGTGGTCGTCATTGCGGCGCGAGCTTCGCAGCGCCGGGCCGAGGCTCGCGACGGCGAGCCAGGTGCACGGGTCCACCGTTCTGGTGCACGCGACGTGCTGGGAAGGCTGGCTTCGCGCCGACGACGCCGACGGCCACGTCGCATTCGAGCGGGGCACCGCGCTCGCGGTGACCGTCGCCGACTGCGTTCCGGTGTTCATCGCCCACGAATCGGGGGCGACGGGGCTGTTGCACTCGGGCTGGCGCGGCACCGCGGCCCGCATCGTCGAGCGCGGAGTCGACGCGCTGGTCAAGCGGGGTGTCGCCGCGGCCGAGTTGCGCGTGCATCTCGGCCCTGCGATCTGCGGCGATTGTTACGAGGTGAGCGGCGACGTGTACGCGGAGCTCACCGGCACGAATCCGGGACGGCCGACGCGCGTCGACCTCCGGGCGCTGATCGCCGACCATGCGCGCCGCTCGGGAGTTCGCGACGTCTCGGTCAGCGCGTGGTGCACGCGCCACGACAACGAGCGTTTCTTTTCCCACCGCGCGGGGGATGCCGGCCGACAGCTTGGCGTGATCGTCGCCAGCGCCGGCTGA
- a CDS encoding S41 family peptidase, whose product MRRRAFAYVTAALLAVACTDVVGPAAATDYGSLFDDLWRQFDLHYSYFSVAQVNWDSLGKYYRPIAVSAPNDRQFARVLGTMLAELKDMHVTLSAGAAGTMRYISRSDTASTYFNQTMTLGRYVRLPASTPGGHIQFGLANDSVGYARISTFDGGDWSGEMDDVIRSMPGMRVLIIDVRDNPGGNYVLAADLAGRFTTQRRVYGYTRRRNGPRHDDFTGFTEETIAPAGRHFGGRVFVLANRHSFSSAEDFVLAMRAIPGVMVVGDTTAGATGGPIVRELANGWTYELSEWIEYTPDRVPFESVGLAPTIVARTTPDESAHGVDAVLERAMRLAREP is encoded by the coding sequence ATGAGGCGCCGCGCGTTCGCGTATGTGACGGCCGCGCTGCTCGCGGTGGCGTGCACGGATGTGGTCGGGCCCGCGGCCGCGACGGACTACGGCTCGCTGTTCGACGACCTGTGGCGCCAGTTCGACCTTCACTACTCGTACTTCTCGGTCGCGCAGGTGAACTGGGACTCGCTCGGCAAGTACTACCGGCCGATCGCGGTGTCGGCGCCGAACGACCGACAGTTCGCGCGCGTGCTCGGCACGATGCTGGCCGAGCTGAAAGACATGCACGTCACGCTGTCCGCCGGCGCGGCCGGCACGATGCGCTACATCTCCCGCTCCGATACCGCGTCGACCTACTTCAATCAGACGATGACGCTCGGCCGTTACGTGCGCCTCCCGGCGTCGACGCCGGGCGGGCACATACAGTTCGGTCTCGCCAACGACTCGGTCGGATACGCCCGCATCTCGACGTTCGACGGCGGCGATTGGTCGGGCGAGATGGACGACGTGATCCGGAGCATGCCCGGCATGCGCGTCCTGATCATCGACGTCCGCGACAACCCCGGGGGCAATTACGTGCTCGCCGCCGACCTGGCGGGACGATTCACGACGCAGCGGCGCGTGTATGGGTACACACGCCGCCGCAACGGGCCGCGCCACGACGACTTCACGGGGTTCACCGAAGAAACGATCGCGCCCGCGGGCAGGCACTTCGGCGGGCGCGTGTTCGTGCTGGCCAATCGCCACTCGTTCAGCAGCGCCGAGGATTTCGTGCTCGCCATGCGTGCGATTCCCGGCGTGATGGTCGTGGGCGACACGACGGCGGGCGCCACGGGCGGGCCGATCGTCCGCGAGCTGGCGAACGGATGGACGTACGAGCTGTCCGAGTGGATCGAGTACACGCCCGACCGCGTGCCGTTCGAATCCGTCGGGCTCGCGCCGACGATCGTCGCGCGCACGACTCCCGACGAGTCGGCCCACGGCGTCGACGCGGTGCTCGAGCGGGCGATGCGGCTCGCGCGAGAACCCTGA
- a CDS encoding Ig-like domain-containing protein has protein sequence MVKETVKVARVSLAMVTLGAMVAVGCSDNDNNLAALVATFITVNAGSNGQTGTAGQQLANPISVHVTDQNSNALAGVSVAWAVVGAGGSVSTASSLTNANGDATVLWTLGTAVGLDSLTASIATGASVTITATATAAGSTIAVISGDNQSVTAGTNSAPLVVKISNANGTGIAGATVTWTTDSGALSAPSSTTDANGLASVVLATNPAPGTATVTATGPNGAVHFSVTGTP, from the coding sequence ATGGTGAAGGAGACGGTGAAAGTAGCGCGTGTTTCGCTCGCGATGGTCACGCTCGGTGCGATGGTCGCGGTCGGATGCAGCGACAATGACAACAACCTGGCGGCGCTCGTCGCGACGTTCATAACAGTCAACGCCGGGAGCAACGGCCAAACGGGTACGGCGGGCCAACAGCTCGCCAATCCGATCAGCGTCCACGTGACGGATCAGAACAGCAACGCGCTCGCCGGTGTGTCGGTGGCGTGGGCAGTGGTCGGCGCGGGTGGCTCGGTCAGCACGGCCAGCTCACTGACGAACGCGAACGGCGACGCGACGGTGCTCTGGACGCTCGGCACGGCGGTCGGCCTCGATTCGCTGACGGCCTCGATCGCGACCGGCGCTTCGGTGACGATCACGGCAACCGCCACGGCGGCGGGATCGACGATCGCCGTGATCAGCGGCGACAATCAGTCGGTGACGGCTGGAACCAACAGCGCGCCGCTCGTCGTGAAGATTTCCAACGCGAACGGAACCGGCATCGCCGGGGCGACCGTCACGTGGACGACGGACAGCGGCGCCCTGAGCGCCCCGTCCTCGACGACCGACGCAAACGGGCTCGCCTCCGTCGTGCTGGCGACGAACCCGGCGCCCGGTACGGCGACGGTAACGGCGACCGGTCCGAATGGGGCCGTTCACTTTTCAGTGACGGGAACGCCGTAA